From the genome of Geobacter sp. SVR, one region includes:
- a CDS encoding PQQ-dependent sugar dehydrogenase, with translation MFPASVIPAPASLGDIRLPEDFRIEYFTRDVPGARSLARGPDGIVFVGTRSEGKVYAVVDRNGDGKVDEVIVIAKGLDSPNGVAYRDGSLYVAEIGRVIRFDDIARRLKHPPKPVVVNDSFPKEGDHGWKFIRFGPDGRLYVPVGAPCNICERRDDPRFASITRMNPDGSQLEIFARGVRNTVGFDWSPATRELWFTDNGRDLLGDDRPPDELNRAPVKGLHFGYPYRHGKDIVDPDFGTKAPSGLSFTAPELELGPHVASLGMRFYNGTMFPEAYRGGIFIAEHGSWNRSTPIGYRVTFVPLKGGKAAAYTVFAEGWLKGKAAWGRPVDLEVLADGSLLVSDDKQGAIYRITYGGRKK, from the coding sequence ATGTTCCCCGCCAGTGTCATACCGGCGCCTGCCTCCCTGGGGGATATTCGGCTGCCGGAGGATTTCAGAATCGAATATTTCACCCGCGACGTGCCGGGGGCCAGGTCCCTGGCGCGGGGACCGGACGGGATCGTCTTTGTGGGGACACGGTCGGAAGGGAAGGTCTATGCCGTGGTGGACCGCAACGGCGATGGCAAGGTCGATGAGGTGATCGTGATTGCCAAGGGGCTCGACTCCCCCAACGGCGTGGCCTATCGTGACGGTTCCCTCTATGTGGCCGAGATTGGCAGGGTGATCCGCTTCGATGACATTGCCAGGAGACTGAAGCATCCCCCCAAGCCGGTGGTGGTGAACGACAGTTTTCCCAAGGAGGGGGATCACGGCTGGAAGTTCATCCGCTTCGGCCCGGACGGCAGGCTTTACGTTCCGGTGGGTGCGCCGTGCAACATCTGTGAACGCAGGGATGATCCGCGCTTTGCCTCCATCACCAGGATGAACCCTGACGGCAGCCAGCTGGAGATCTTTGCCCGGGGCGTCAGGAATACGGTCGGATTCGACTGGAGCCCGGCCACCAGGGAACTGTGGTTTACCGACAACGGCCGGGACTTGCTCGGAGATGACCGCCCCCCCGACGAACTGAACCGGGCTCCGGTCAAGGGACTGCATTTCGGCTATCCCTACCGCCACGGCAAGGACATCGTTGATCCGGATTTCGGCACCAAGGCCCCCTCAGGCCTTTCATTCACCGCTCCCGAGCTGGAGCTGGGGCCCCACGTGGCATCTCTGGGAATGCGCTTTTACAACGGCACCATGTTTCCCGAGGCATACCGGGGCGGGATTTTCATCGCGGAGCACGGCTCCTGGAACCGCTCGACCCCCATTGGTTACCGGGTCACTTTCGTGCCGCTAAAGGGGGGCAAGGCAGCAGCCTATACCGTCTTTGCCGAAGGCTGGTTGAAGGGAAAAGCGGCCTGGGGGCGGCCGGTCGATCTGGAGGTGCTGGCGGATGGCAGCCTGCTGGTTTCCGACGACAAGCAAGGGGCCATTTACCGGATTACCTATGGCGGCAGGAAAAAGTAG